The Phragmites australis chromosome 15, lpPhrAust1.1, whole genome shotgun sequence genome window below encodes:
- the LOC133892306 gene encoding uncharacterized protein LOC133892306 encodes MGGFNPPVPQQDSNWEIRVAVQLSLLLQIILIFVGPMRKRSSSQWPRFAVWSCYLLADWVADLALGLLLNNMGNIGGGGNSTSSFGLKRGGGGPNAGAIAGNNNASSSNSPIIFAFWTPFLLLHLGGPDTITAYSLEDNELWLRHLIGLLFELFSAAVIFFCSLHGNPMIPATVLMFVAGIIKYAERTYSLYSGSVNGFRTNILEPADPGPNYAKLMTEFDAKEKAGLVVEITIANGEADQAQKEAETEETRRLMVLTNKTVEARAYEFFRIFRRLFVNLILSFKERRLSQAFFLEREDLKPSEAFEVIEVELNFIYDMVYTKAPVAHTKAGWVLRSVCSSCLVSALIIFFLLDKRHAKMEPSDVGITYALLLGGLALDAAALLMLLFSNRAIVFLEQSRRFKCLGWLTKAVRQWRPRRWSGTTSQMNLISYCLDKPDNYRNRGGCWLKVADKLGVEEIVDDFFFIHRVPLSKHEIMGENRLLKFIFDGLKDAARDLKKKEDIMNVCNYRGHGVLEHHKYDIKEALRNDEKKFDVIMNSVKNRDFDESLLLWHVATDLCLRGDDRIRPEAKDTEWMRFVGETLSEYMLYLLIKQPEMLSATAGIGLLRYRDTCAEARRFFGPVTAAAWMTDRADVQGFHKEARKMLLSVNTSEKPAVVKGDRSKSVLFDACILAKVLMELDDGGLRWEVLTGVWREMLTYAAGKCRGSTHVRQLSRGGELITLVWFLMAHMGLGDMYQIQEGDAKAKLIVIDQ; translated from the coding sequence ATGGGTGGTTTTAATCCTCCGGTGCCGCAGCAGGACAGCAACTGGGAGATCAGGGTGGCGGTGCAGCTCAGCCTCCTCCTGCAGATCATCCTCATCTTCGTCGGCCCCATGCGCAAGCGCTCCTCCTCCCAGTGGCCCCGCTTCGCCGTCTGGTCCTGCTACCTCCTCGCCGACTGGGTCGCCGACCTcgccctcggcctcctcctcaatAACATGGGCaacatcggcggcggcgggaacTCCACTTCAAGCTTCGGTCTCAAGCGCGGGGGTGGCGGCCCCAACGCCGGTGCCATCGCCGGCAACAACAacgccagcagcagcaacagccccATCATCTTCGCCTTCTGGACACCGTTCCTGCTGCTCCACCTGGGCGGCCCGGACACCATCACCGCCTACTCCCTTGAGGACAACGAGCTGTGGCTCCGCCACCTCATCGGCCTCCTCTTCGAGCTCTTCTCCGCCGCCGTCATCTTCTTCTGCTCCCTGCACGGCAACCCCATGATCCCGGCCACCGTCCTCATGTTCGTCGCCGGCATCATCAAGTACGCTGAGCGCACCTACTCCCTCTACTCCGGCAGCGTCAATGGCTTCCGCACCAACATTCTGGAACCCGCAGACCCCGGCCCCAACTACGCCAAACTCATGACGGAGTTCGACGCCAAGGAGAAGGCCGGCCTTGTCGTGGAGATCACCATCGCCAACGGTGAGGCCGACCAGGCGCAGAAGGAGGCCGAGACAGAGGAGACCAGGCGGCTGATGGTGTTGACCAACAAGACCGTGGAGGCGCGGGCGTACGAGTTCTTCCGCATCTTCCGGCGCCTCTTCGTGAACCTCATCCTCAGCTTCAAGGAGCGCCGGCTCAGCCAGGCTTTCTTCCTGGAGCGCGAGGACCTGAAACCCAGCGAGGCGTTCGAGGTCATCGAGGTGGAGCTCAACTTCATCTACGACATGGTGTACACCAAGGCTCCCGTGGCCCACACCAAGGCTGGCTGGGTCCTCCGCTCCGTCTGTTCCTCCTGCCTCGTCTCCGcgctcatcatcttcttcctcctcgacaAGCGCCACGCCAAGATGGAGCCCTCCGACGTCGGCATCACGTACGCGCTGCTCCTGGGCGGGCTGGCGCTTGACGCGGCGGCGCTGCTCATGCTCTTGTTCTCCAACCGTGCCATTGTCTTCCTCGAGCAGTCCCGACGGTTCAAGTGTCTCGGGTGGCTGACCAAGGCGGTCAGGCAGTGGCGGCCTCGGCGCTGGTCGGGGACGACCTCGCAGATGAACCTCATCAGCTACTGCCTGGACAAGCCGGACAATTACAGAAACAGAGGTGGGTGCTGGCTTAAGGTCGCCGACAAGCTAGGCGTCGAGGAGATCGTCGACgacttcttcttcatccacCGCGTGCCACTCAGCAAGCACGAGATCATGGGGGAGAACCGTCTCCTCAAGTTCATCTTCGACGGTCTCAAGGACGCTGCCAGGGATCTGAAAAAGAAGGAGGACATCATGAATGTGTGCAACTACAGAGGCCACGGCGTCCTCGAGCACCACAAGTACGACATCAAGGAGGCCCTCCGGAACGATGAGAAGAAGTTCGATGTAATCATGAACAGCGTGAAGAACAGGGACTTCGACGAGTCCCTGCTGCTGTGGCACGTCGCCACGGATCTGTGCCTCCGTGGCGACGACAGGATACGGCCGGAGGCGAAGGACACCGAGTGGATGCGGTTCGTCGGCGAGACCCTGTCGGAGTACATGCTGTACCTACTGATCAAGCAGCCGGAGATGTTGTCGGCGACGGCGGGCATCGGGCTGCTTCGGTACCGGGACACGTGCGCGGAGGCCCGGCGGTTCTTCGGTCCTGTCACTGCGGCCGCGTGGATGACCGACCGCGCGGACGTGCAGGGGTTCCACAAGGAAGCGCGGAAGATGCTGCTGAGCGTGAACACGTCGGAGAAGCCGGCGGTGGTGAAGGGCGACCGGAGCAAGTCGGTGCTGTTCGACGCGTGCATCCTGGCCAAGGTGCTGATGGAGCTGGACGATGGGGGGCTCAGGTGGGAGGTGTTGACGGGGGTGTGGAGGGAGATGCTCACGTACGCGGCAGGCAAGTGCCGGGGGAGCACGCACGTGCGGCAGCTCAGCCGCGGTGGCGAGCTCATCACACTCGTGTGGTTCCTCATGGCGCACATGGGACTCGGCGACATGTACCAGATCCAGGAAGGGGACGCCAAGGCCAAGCTCATCGTCATCGACcagtag
- the LOC133892832 gene encoding photosynthetic NDH subunit of lumenal location 3, chloroplastic-like yields the protein MATYLSSLNAAATTTTTTAASCHGFSGGGRLQPRPSRRTLLVTCQASRRSACLRLGLAVVLLQSHDVARAADDDEPEPANNGWWLTEFPLPVPKILNKEINNPETGTRSFLKNGIYMADIGPSFAAHAYRLRSTAFDLLALEDLLGKDASNYVNKYLRLKSTFMYYDFDKLITAADDKRPFIDLANRLFDSFESLQQAVTAKDDPKISDRYADTKVILQELMARMA from the exons ATGGCCACTTATCTCTCATCCCTCAACGCAGCAGCTACTACTACGACCACTACTGCTGCAAGCTGCCATGGCTtctccggcggcggccgccTCCAACCACGGCCAAGCCGAAGAACGCTACTCGTGACATGCCAAGCGTCCAGGAGATCAGCCTGCCTCCGCCTCGGCCTCGCAGTCGTCCTGCTCCAGTCGCACGATGTCGCCCGCGCTGCCGATGACGACGAGCCGGAGCCGGCCAACAACGGCTGGTGGCTCACCGAGTTCCCCTTGCCCGTGCCCAAAATTCTCAACA AGGAGATCAACAACCCGGAGACGGGGACGCGGTCGTTTCTGAAGAACGGCATCTACATGGCGGACATCGGGCCAAGCTTCGCGGCGCACGCGTACCGGCTGCGCAGCACGGCCTTCGACCTGCTGGCGCTGGAGGACCTGCTCGGCAAGGACGCCTCCAACTACGTCAACAAGTACCTCCGCCTCAAGTCCACCTTTATGTACTACGACTTCGACAAGCTCATCACCGCCGCCGACGACAAGAGGCCCTTCATCGACCTCGCCAACCGCCTCTTCGACAGCTTCGAGAGCCTGCAGCAGGCCGTCACCGCCAAGGACGACCCAAAGATAAGCGACCGCTACGCGGACACCAAGGTCATCCTCCAGGAGCTCATGGCAAGGATGGCCTAG
- the LOC133892307 gene encoding uncharacterized protein LOC133892307, which translates to MDFRLAWKEYLRELCFSSNDSPDEEDDMFVETMRDWQAESEALERRPWGGSVPGRKRIHRYWLEGHIRLYNDYFVDPPVYPDYIFRRQFRMKHNLFLKIVGAVEEKDRWFQQRRNAAGELGLSTLQKVIAAFRMLAYDASVDSLDECLRLGESTIIESMRRFVRAVVDVFADEYIHSPNDEDTARLLATNERRGFLGILVR; encoded by the exons ATGGATTTTCGTTTAGCCTGGAAGGAATACTTGAGAGAGTTGTGTTTCTCCTCCAATGACTCTCCCGACGAGGAAGATGATATGTTTGTAGAGACTATGAGAGATTGGCAAGCCGAGTCAGAGGCATTGGAGAGGCGACCTTGGGGCGGTTCAGTGCCTGGTCGGAAGCGCATCCACCGTTATTGGCTGGAGGGCCATATTAGGTTGTACAACGACTATTTTGTTGATCCCCCTGTGTACCCCGACTACATTTTCCGACGCCA GTTCAGGATGAAACATAACCTTTTCCTTAAGATTGTGGGGGCGGTTGAGGAGAAGGACCGGTGGTTTCAACAGAGGAGGAATGCTGCAGGCGAGCTAGGGCTGTCCACGTTGCAAAAAGTGATTGCGGCGTTTCGTATGCTAGCATACGATGCGTCGGTCGATTCTCTAGATGAGTGCCTCCGTCTAGGGGAGAGCACCATCATTGAGAGCATGAGACGGTTTGTCCGTGCCGTTGTCGATGTGTTCGCCGATGAGTACATTCATTCTCCAAATGATGAGGACACTGCTCGTTTGCTTGCTACCAATGAGCGCAGAGGGTTTCTAGGGATACTG GTTCGCTAA